AGCCCTCCAGAGCTCGATCAGTCGAAGCCGGAAGAGATCACAGCCTCGGCTGAGGAGATGGTTGCTGGGACCGACCATCACACCGCCTCAATTGAGGTGAGTGTTGCCGGGGGTGACCATCATACCTCCTCGGCTGAGGAGACAGTTGCCAGGGGCGACCATCACACCGCCTCGGCTGCGGAGACAGTTGCCGGGGACGACCATCACACCGCCTCGGCTGAGCCGACGGTTGCCGGGGGCGACCATCACACCGCCTCGGCTGAGCCGACGGTTGCCAGGGGCGACCATCACACCGCCTCAGCTGAGGCGACGGTTGCCGGGGGCGACCATCACACCGCCTCATCTGCGGAGACGGTTGCCGGGGGCGACCATCACACCGCCTCGGCTGAGGAGACAACGGTTGCCGGGGGCAACCATCAGACCGCCTCAGCTGAAGAGACGGTTGACGACGAGATCGAGACCACAGAGGAGGCGGGAAGCCCTCCAGAGCTCGATCAGTCAAAGCCGGAAGAGATCACAGCCTCGGCTGAGGAAACGGTTGCTGGGGGCGACCATCACACCGCCTCAACTGAGGTGACGGTTGCCGGGGGCGACCATCATACCGCCTCGGCTGAGGCGACGGTTGCCGGGGGCGACCATCACACCGCCTCATCTGCGGAGACGGTTGCCGGGGGCGACCATCACACCGCCTCGGCTGAGGAGACAACGGTTGCCGGGGGCAACCATCAGACCGCCTCAGCTGAAGAGACGGTTGACGACGAGATCGAGACCACAGAGGAGGCGGGAAGCCCTCCAGAGCTCGATCAGTCAAAGCCGGAAGAGATCACAGCCTCGGCTGAGGAAACGGTTGCTGGGGGCGACCATCACACCGCCTCAACTGAGGTGACGGTTGCCGGGGGCGACCATCATACCGCCTCGGCTGCAGAGACAGTTGCCGGGGGCGACCATCGTACCGCCTCGACTGAGGAGACAACGGTTGCCGGGGGCGACCATCACACCGCCTCGGCTGAGGAGACAACGATTACCAGGGGCAACCATCAGACTGCCTCAGCAGAAGAGACGGTTGACGACGAGATCGAgaccacagaggaggagggaagccCTCCAGAGCTCGATCAGTCGAAGCCGGAAGAGATCACAGCCTCGGCTGAGGAGACGGTTGCTGGGGGCGACCATCACACCGACTCAACTGAGGTGACGATTGCCGGGGGCGACCATCACACCGCCTCGGCTGCGGAGACGGTTGCCGGGGGCGACCATCACACCGCCTCGGCTGAGCCGACGGTTGCCGGGGGCGAACATTACACCGCCTCGGCTGAGCCGACGGTAGCCGGGGGTGACCATCACACTGCCTCAGCTGAGGCGACGGTTGCCGGGGGCGACCATCACACTGCCTCGGCTGCGGAGACGGTTGCCGGGGGCGATCATCACACCGCCTCGGCTGGGGAGACAGCGGTTGCCGTGGGCGACCATCACACCGCCTCAGCTGAGGAGACAATGATTACCTGTGGCAACCATCAGACCGCCTCAGCTGAAGAGACGGTTGCCAGGGGCAATCGCATTGCATCAGTTGAGACAACAGTTGCCGAGGGCGACCCTCACCCAGCCGACAACGCCGTCAAAGATGGAGTGAAAGacaaggaaagagaggaggaggagaaacagcagGAGGCGATCAGACCAGAGGatgaggagctggagaggagagacaaggagCTCAAGGACATCATGGAGAACGGGATCCGGAGTTTGGACAGACTAAAGACCCTCGCCCCGATCAGAAGGGAGTCAGGGAGCCGCCGGGGGTCCGGCAAGGTGCTGGCCCCCCTGAGGAACGACACCGACTGGATCAAGCAAGACCAGCGCTCCCAAGAGGAGAACGACGAGGAGccgaaggaggagagggaggaggtgaggggccctcgagagggagagggaaactCCAGAGCCCGGAGACCGAGCGAAGGATGGCGGCACCCCCAAGGACCCGGCGAGAAGCCCCGGAGCACAGGAGGTACGGTATCTAGACACTCTCTTTCCACCTCCccgctctctcattctctctctctctctctctctctctctctctccccctctctctcccactccctatatctctactcctctcttttccactccccctatctctctcctcatcccctccctctcgctctcacacttgctctctctccctctccctctccctctccgtctccccaaTCTCCTCCAAACATCAGATGACTTTCCCAAGCTCATCCATGTTTCTGTATCTATCCTTCATTCAAATAAACCTTCAAATATGATAAACTGGACTGTGTGCAAAAGCTGCAAAACAACGTATAGAGCAGCGCTAGTTGCAGATTGTACACCATTGTCACATAAAAACTGTCCACAGCCCGGGTAAAGAAAGCTAAGGCCACTAGGttagaaatgtggaaggaggcTGTCTTTCTAATACCAGACTTACTTAAAGCATAATATTTCTTTCAGCTAAACCTaaatgaagggagggaggggagggagcgggggggggataACAGAgtgtagggagggaggaaagtaggtaagtaaaatgtattcataaggcacatttaaaaacagttcATGGTGCAAAAATGGCATGTAAAAGAACACATACCAGATCCATAGACAGTACATGAATACATAGAAAATAACTACATATCacaaaaggggaggaaaggccaGGGAGAAGAGGTGTGTTTTGAGCCTAGATTTAAAAATGTTGAAGGAAGGAGCGTCTTTAATTGAAGCAGGCAGTTCATTCCAAAAGCAGGGCACAGCCACAGCAAAAGCCCTGTCACCCCTCTATTTTAATCTAATAAGTGGAACGTGCAGGAGATCCATGCTACATGATCTAAGGGACCTGGGCGCTGAGTGGTGATGGATGAGCTCTGTAATGTAGGGCAGGGCCAGGCCATTTAGGGCTTTAAAAACCATAAGTAGGGTTTTAAAATGAGTTCTATGCTGGATGGGCAACATGGAGGGAAGCTAGGATGGGGGTTATATGAACCTGTTTTCTGGATCCAGTCAGCGGCCTTGCTGCAGAGTTCTGGACCAGCTGAAGGCAAGAGAGGAGTGATTGAGGGAGTCCTAGGCAAAGTGAATTGAAGTAATCCAGCTGTGATGTGAAGAAGGCGTGTATTACTTTTTCCAGATTGTGAAATTATAAATGGGGTTTCATCTTAGGAATGACTCAGAGCTGGTAAAAACTACTCTTGAGTACAGCAGCAATTTGCTTGCAAAGCAAAAATTTGAGTCAAAGATGACACCCAGGTTTCTGGTGTTGGGTTTGACGTAGGGGGAGAGAATACCTAGATGAAAGGGAGTTGAATGTTGATTGCAATGTTTTTGCTTTGTTCTGTGAATTtgtaatagatttttttttttgcagaaatCAGgactaatctctctctctctctctctctctctctctctctctctctctctctctctctctctctctctctctctctctctctctcctccctccctccctccctctgtctcctcccccctctctctctcctcccctccctctctctcctcccccctctctctctctctttccccccctctctctctctgtctctctctctttcccccaccctctctctctctcctcccccctctctctctcctccccccctctctctcctcccccctctctctctgtctctcgctctcccccctccctctctctctctcctcccccctccctctctctcctcccccctctctctctctcttcccccccccccccctctctctctctctctctctctctctctctctctctctctctctctctctctctctcctcccccctctctctctgtctctctctctctccccccccctctctctcttctccccctctctttctctggctctctctctctcctccccccctctctctctctcctcccccctctctctctcctcccccctctctatctctgtctctctctctctcctctcccctctctcctccccccctctctctctctctctctctctctctctctctctctctctctctctctctctctctctctctctctctctaggactGGGTGCGTGAGCTGAAGTCGGTGATCCTGGATGAGTCACTGGGggcggggcgagggagaggggggcgggccAAAAAGAAGAGGGTGGTCCTGTTTGAGGACGGCCAGTCGTACCTCCCGCGGGACGGGGGGGAGACGgcgatggtggaggaggaggggggaggagggggcgggcgagagggggggaggggggcccccTTACCCCCACTCCCGACGATggcgggaagaggaggaggagagacgggggagCAGGTCTACAAGATCGCCCTGTACGTCAAGGTGAGGaggacatcctctctctctctctctctctctctctctctctctctctccctctctctctctctctctctctttctctctctctctctctctctctcccttctcatcccattctctcccactccctcgctctctctccctctctatcctcctccctccttctctctctctccctctccctctctctctgactctctctctctcccccccccatgcacacacagatgaacgAGGATGTGCGACTGCATGttgacacaggcacacacacacacacacacacacacacacacacacacacacacacacacacacacacacacacacacacgcgcgcgcgcacacacaccagacacacacacacacacacacacacacacacacacacacacacacacacacacacacacacacacacacactttttggaCACAAAAAGTATACAAATAATGCAACAAAAATTTGCCAGGAGTTCATTTaaagagacaaaaaaagaaagaaaaaaaagccaGGCTTCAGGGTTGCCAAGGTTACATCCGAATTCCTAGTGGCTTCATTTTAGGGCCGCCATTACTTTGAAAACATTAGGGCAAAGGTGtttctggaggggggagggggggctgcatTTCAGGTCTGCAATAAGATTACCTGTCCCACACTGGAACGGTCTGTTCAGAACTACGGAACAATAGTCCAGCTAATccctctcgctccttctctctctccctccccctctccctctccctctctctctcctcccattctctccctctctatcctcctccctccttctctctctctccctccccatctctctctccctctctctctctccctctctcactctctcctcctctctctctctcacccctcccctcccgttctctccctctctctctctccctccccaccctccctcttcctctctctccctccctcactctcctgtATTTGTGCTGCCTCTCTTACCCCGAACTCTTTAATCCACTGAGCTTACCCATGCTTTGGCAGAAGGATGTCAACACCGTTCTCAGACTCCCCGCTGATGTACCTTGACTCCACACattgtgcactgtgtgtgtgtgtgtgtgtgtgtgtgtgtgtgtgtgtgtgtgtgtgtgtgtg
The Gadus morhua chromosome 7, gadMor3.0, whole genome shotgun sequence DNA segment above includes these coding regions:
- the LOC115547866 gene encoding filaggrin-like produces the protein MTCAVVDVHAESSTDPPSVLDEEPDIGGRAALMDQRTGQGEFGNDVSELQPPIEGGESQPKVGVGVSESMEEVRECPPMVGVRECLPTIGGVGECHPTMRGGESGAWVEEQQPRTEVGSREKEGEEEEEEKEHLTRTEGEMGQRNGAKKEEKKEEEEDRQVEVNTLSDTEGEVNWSRQRADNEVKEAMAGGREEEEQSGTEGSGIGNREARTLSQDTSMPGLPDVKLPRTSTGAGREGLTGDGRGEGRSIVEEAVVMERVPGDVQQAVKPEDVPSTNPLPAEGDEATQPLGGRVKEVESKKDNRVQAEGEMEGVAGDERQAVDPEVGVPCSMPRPAEGDGGREASIDVGSEEGNNRLGVRYAEGEMDGGELEKETEPVTVLDDEIETTEEAGSPPELDQSKPEEITASAEEMVAGTDHHTASIEVSVAGGDHHTSSAEETVARGDHHTASAAETVAGDDHHTASAEPTVAGGDHHTASAEPTVARGDHHTASAEATVAGGDHHTASSAETVAGGDHHTASAEETTVAGGNHQTASAEETVDDEIETTEEAGSPPELDQSKPEEITASAEETVAGGDHHTASTEVTVAGGDHHTASAEATVAGGDHHTASSAETVAGGDHHTASAEETTVAGGNHQTASAEETVDDEIETTEEAGSPPELDQSKPEEITASAEETVAGGDHHTASTEVTVAGGDHHTASAAETVAGGDHRTASTEETTVAGGDHHTASAEETTITRGNHQTASAEETVDDEIETTEEEGSPPELDQSKPEEITASAEETVAGGDHHTDSTEVTIAGGDHHTASAAETVAGGDHHTASAEPTVAGGEHYTASAEPTVAGGDHHTASAEATVAGGDHHTASAAETVAGGDHHTASAGETAVAVGDHHTASAEETMITCGNHQTASAEETVARGNRIASVETTVAEGDPHPADNAVKDGVKDKEREEEEKQQEAIRPEDEELERRDKELKDIMENGIRSLDRLKTLAPIRRESGSRRGSGKVLAPLRNDTDWIKQDQRSQEENDEEPKEEREEVRGPREGEGNSRARRPSEGWRHPQGPGEKPRSTGGLGA